From Chryseobacterium shandongense, the proteins below share one genomic window:
- a CDS encoding succinate dehydrogenase cytochrome b subunit: protein MAGLTSSTIGRKYAMALSAIFLLIFLVMHLSVNLLSVFGADAYNNASQFMGYNPLIQFVMQPVLIFAVVFHFVMGFVLEIKNQKARPVKYESNNPSRNSTWMSRNMIISGAVILAFIFLHMYDFWFHEMNYKYVDGLPIEESRFWGDLHAKFADAWRVILYIISFILLGLHLGHGFQSSFQSIGARHPKYTPVIMALGKWYSILIPAGFIFIAIYHFVTQ from the coding sequence ATGGCAGGTTTAACGAGTTCTACGATAGGTAGAAAATATGCTATGGCATTGTCGGCTATCTTTTTGCTGATATTTCTGGTAATGCACCTTTCTGTAAATCTTTTGTCGGTTTTTGGTGCAGACGCTTACAATAATGCTTCGCAGTTTATGGGGTACAATCCTCTTATTCAATTTGTAATGCAGCCGGTTTTGATATTTGCTGTAGTTTTCCACTTTGTAATGGGATTTGTTTTAGAGATTAAAAATCAGAAAGCACGTCCTGTTAAATACGAGTCAAATAACCCTTCTCGCAATTCTACCTGGATGTCCAGAAATATGATTATTTCAGGTGCTGTGATCTTGGCTTTTATTTTTCTACATATGTATGATTTCTGGTTTCATGAAATGAACTATAAGTATGTAGACGGGTTGCCGATTGAAGAATCACGTTTCTGGGGAGATCTGCATGCTAAATTTGCAGATGCATGGAGAGTAATTCTTTATATTATTTCTTTCATTTTGCTGGGATTACATCTGGGGCACGGTTTCCAGTCTTCTTTCCAGTCTATCGGTGCAAGGCATCCTAAATATACTCCTGTAATCATGGCATTAGGAAAATGGTATTCCATCCTGATTCCTGCAGGTTTTATTTTTATCGCAATTTATCACTTTGTAACTCAATAA
- a CDS encoding fumarate reductase/succinate dehydrogenase flavoprotein subunit, giving the protein MSKLDSKIPAGPLKDKWKNHKDHMNLVAPNNRDKIDIIVVGTGLAGGSAAATLAEQGYNVKAFCYQDSPRRAHSIAAQGGINAAKNYQGDGDSTYRLFYDTIKGGDYRAREANVYRLAEVSANIIDQCVAQGVPFGREYGGQLDNRSFGGVQVKRTFYAKGQTGQQLLLGAYSAMSRQIGKGRIKMYNRHEMMDLVIVDGKARGIIARNLVTGEIERHSAHAVVIASGGYGNVYFLSTNAMGSNVSAAWKIHKKGAYFANPCYVQIHPTCIPVHGTQQSKLTLMSESLRNSGRIWVPKKIEDAVAIRDGKLRPENIKEEDRDYYLERRYPAFGNLVPRDVASRAAKERCDAGYGIENNDTQEGVYLDFSTEIMKKGKEAAIEKHIHNPTDQQLYDLGKKWVEEKYGNLFVMYEKITADDPYKTPMKIYPAVHYTMGGVWVDYNLQSTIPGCFVIGEANFSDHGANRLGASALMQGLADGYFVLPYTIADYLSADIRTGAIPTSSASFNEAEKGIKEKIDFFLTNNGTHSVDYFHKRLGNIMWNKVGMGRTPEGLREAIREIEEVRKDFWENVKVPGDNDGMNTELEKAFRVADFLELGQLMAIDALHRNESCGGHFREDHSTPDGEAERDDVNYKYVGAWEYQGDDINTEVLHKEELIYENIEVKTRSYK; this is encoded by the coding sequence ATGAGTAAATTAGATTCAAAAATTCCGGCGGGTCCTTTAAAGGATAAGTGGAAAAATCATAAAGACCATATGAACCTTGTTGCACCAAACAACAGAGACAAAATTGATATTATTGTTGTTGGAACAGGTTTGGCAGGAGGTTCTGCGGCTGCAACACTTGCAGAGCAGGGGTATAACGTAAAAGCATTCTGCTATCAGGATTCTCCGAGAAGAGCACACTCTATTGCTGCTCAGGGAGGTATTAACGCAGCTAAAAATTATCAGGGAGACGGTGACTCTACGTACAGATTATTCTATGATACCATCAAAGGTGGTGACTATAGAGCGAGAGAAGCCAACGTTTACCGATTAGCAGAAGTTTCTGCAAATATTATCGACCAGTGTGTTGCTCAGGGGGTTCCTTTCGGACGTGAGTACGGAGGTCAGTTAGATAACCGTTCATTTGGTGGGGTTCAGGTAAAAAGAACATTCTACGCAAAAGGTCAGACAGGACAGCAGTTGTTATTAGGTGCATATTCTGCAATGAGCCGTCAGATCGGTAAAGGAAGAATCAAAATGTACAACCGTCATGAAATGATGGATCTTGTTATTGTTGACGGAAAAGCAAGAGGAATTATTGCAAGAAACCTGGTAACCGGTGAAATCGAAAGACATTCGGCTCACGCTGTAGTTATTGCATCCGGCGGTTACGGAAACGTATATTTCCTTTCTACCAACGCGATGGGCTCAAACGTTTCTGCTGCTTGGAAAATTCATAAAAAGGGGGCATATTTCGCAAATCCTTGTTATGTACAGATTCACCCGACGTGTATTCCGGTTCACGGGACACAGCAGTCTAAACTGACTTTGATGTCTGAATCTTTAAGAAACTCAGGAAGAATCTGGGTTCCGAAGAAAATTGAGGATGCAGTGGCCATCAGAGACGGTAAATTAAGACCTGAAAATATTAAAGAAGAGGATAGAGATTACTATCTTGAAAGAAGATATCCTGCTTTCGGTAACCTGGTACCTAGAGACGTTGCTTCAAGAGCTGCTAAAGAAAGATGTGACGCCGGATACGGGATCGAAAATAATGATACTCAGGAAGGTGTTTACCTGGATTTCTCTACAGAAATTATGAAAAAAGGTAAAGAAGCTGCTATTGAAAAGCATATTCATAATCCTACCGATCAGCAGCTTTACGATCTTGGTAAAAAGTGGGTGGAAGAAAAATACGGTAACTTATTCGTAATGTACGAAAAAATTACGGCTGATGATCCTTACAAGACACCAATGAAAATTTATCCAGCTGTTCACTATACTATGGGTGGCGTTTGGGTAGATTATAATCTTCAGTCTACCATTCCGGGATGTTTCGTAATCGGAGAGGCAAATTTCTCTGATCATGGGGCTAACAGATTGGGAGCATCTGCATTGATGCAGGGTCTTGCTGACGGATATTTCGTACTTCCGTATACTATTGCAGATTACCTTTCTGCAGATATCAGAACAGGAGCAATACCTACAAGTTCTGCATCTTTTAATGAAGCCGAAAAAGGAATTAAAGAAAAAATAGATTTCTTCCTTACTAATAACGGAACTCATTCTGTAGACTATTTCCATAAGAGATTAGGAAATATCATGTGGAATAAAGTTGGAATGGGAAGAACTCCTGAAGGGTTAAGAGAAGCAATTAGAGAAATTGAAGAGGTAAGAAAAGATTTCTGGGAAAATGTAAAAGTTCCGGGAGATAATGACGGAATGAATACCGAGCTTGAAAAAGCTTTCAGAGTGGCAGACTTCTTAGAGCTTGGACAGTTGATGGCAATCGATGCACTGCACAGAAACGAATCTTGTGGAGGTCACTTCCGTGAAGATCACTCAACTCCGGATGGAGAAGCTGAAAGAGACGATGTAAACTACAAATATGTAGGAGCATGGGAATATCAGGGAGATGATATCAATACAGAAGTATTGCACAAAGAAGAGCTGATCTACGAAAATATCGAGGTGAAAACAAGAAGTTACAAATAA
- a CDS encoding succinate dehydrogenase/fumarate reductase iron-sulfur subunit, which yields MSAKKGLHLTLKIWRQKNNKSKGQFETYKISDVSTDSSFLEMLDILNENLINEGKEPIAFDHDCREGICGMCSLYINGRAHGPDTGITTCQLHMRMFKDGETIVIEPWRSAAFPVIKDLIVDRSAFDRVMAAGGFISVNTSGNTLDANAIPVPKDDADKAMDAAACIGCGACVATCKNGSAMLFVGAKVSQYALLPQGRVEAKRRVLNMVKAMDEEGFGNCSNTGACEVECPKGISLENIARMNREYMAAFVDRG from the coding sequence ATGAGTGCAAAAAAAGGCTTACATCTTACGCTGAAAATTTGGAGACAAAAAAATAATAAATCTAAAGGTCAGTTTGAGACTTATAAAATATCGGATGTTTCTACAGATTCCTCATTCCTGGAAATGTTGGACATCCTGAACGAAAATCTTATTAACGAAGGAAAAGAACCAATCGCTTTCGATCACGACTGTCGTGAAGGGATCTGTGGAATGTGTTCTCTATACATCAATGGTAGAGCGCACGGTCCGGATACCGGGATTACAACGTGTCAGCTTCACATGAGAATGTTCAAAGACGGAGAAACGATCGTCATTGAGCCATGGAGAAGCGCCGCTTTCCCGGTTATCAAAGATTTAATTGTAGACAGAAGCGCGTTCGACAGAGTAATGGCTGCAGGAGGTTTTATCTCGGTGAATACTTCTGGAAATACTTTGGATGCCAATGCTATTCCGGTGCCTAAAGACGATGCAGATAAAGCAATGGATGCAGCAGCTTGTATTGGTTGTGGTGCATGTGTAGCTACTTGTAAAAACGGATCTGCAATGCTTTTCGTGGGTGCTAAAGTTTCTCAATATGCATTGTTACCGCAAGGTAGAGTAGAAGCAAAAAGAAGGGTGCTGAATATGGTAAAAGCTATGGATGAAGAAGGATTCGGGAACTGTTCAAATACCGGTGCATGTGAAGTAGAATGTCCTAAAGGAATTTCTCTTGAAAACATTGCCAGAATGAACAGAGAATATATGGCAGCATTTGTTGACAGAGGATAA
- a CDS encoding TlpA family protein disulfide reductase, with the protein MKKYLLLFIIAVFAMSCSKKVEVKGKITGGSPLERIEFIEASGVATLPLINIGISKDGTFSGSFEAPKSGMYVMSYGGKQNLIYLKGGQKLEITGNGMSFPSEFVVTGDAKNNNDFFNATQKYLSTYAQTVNMNELMTKDEKTFLKGIDKVQADVSKNIEENVKKFSPDNGLVEWKKNDLASTLLTILNQYEMSHKQMGNPSFKVTKAFTDYENKLQENKEVMVKENPFYRQYLLTKMSPDFQKYAQANGAGKPDITTSELFAEYLKKNQKDLSQTAKDYLLAFVMAQSDIHPGSPEKTIEKIKKIIDTDIKDAGIKEDLKKIQFAINGFKIGEQAPEASLIKADGKSYSLSSNKGKPYVMMFYASWNPYIGEASIPVLKEVVNFYKSKMNFVFVNVDDTKDQFVKTSNSLMKGITGTNVYGEGGLNSDIAKKYGVYGFKLPCFVVVDKDGKIASKPFFNLGDPELVTVLDKQTGLSAPKVDPNVQLQPGLNMDPAAAPQQAPQQQANPQPAQTK; encoded by the coding sequence ATGAAAAAATATCTTTTATTGTTTATCATCGCTGTTTTTGCGATGTCTTGCTCTAAAAAAGTAGAAGTAAAAGGAAAAATTACCGGCGGTTCTCCATTGGAAAGAATCGAGTTTATTGAAGCTTCAGGCGTAGCTACTTTACCATTAATTAATATCGGAATCAGCAAAGACGGAACTTTTTCAGGAAGTTTTGAAGCTCCAAAGAGCGGAATGTATGTAATGTCCTATGGTGGAAAGCAAAACCTGATCTATCTGAAAGGTGGGCAAAAACTTGAAATTACAGGTAACGGGATGAGTTTCCCTTCAGAATTCGTAGTTACTGGTGATGCTAAAAATAATAACGATTTCTTTAATGCTACTCAAAAATATCTTTCTACCTATGCTCAGACTGTAAATATGAATGAGCTGATGACAAAAGACGAAAAAACCTTTTTAAAAGGAATTGATAAAGTACAGGCAGATGTAAGTAAAAATATAGAAGAAAACGTAAAAAAATTCAGTCCGGATAACGGATTAGTGGAATGGAAAAAGAATGATCTTGCCAGTACATTACTTACGATCCTGAATCAATATGAAATGAGTCACAAACAAATGGGGAACCCTTCATTCAAAGTGACAAAAGCTTTTACGGATTATGAAAACAAGCTTCAGGAAAATAAAGAGGTAATGGTGAAAGAAAATCCTTTCTACAGACAATATCTTTTAACAAAAATGAGCCCGGATTTCCAGAAATATGCTCAGGCAAACGGTGCGGGAAAACCAGATATCACTACTTCAGAATTATTTGCAGAATATCTGAAGAAAAATCAGAAAGATCTTTCACAGACGGCTAAAGATTATTTACTTGCATTCGTGATGGCACAGTCTGATATTCATCCAGGTTCACCTGAAAAAACAATCGAAAAAATCAAAAAAATTATTGATACGGATATCAAAGATGCTGGTATTAAGGAAGATTTAAAGAAAATTCAGTTTGCGATCAACGGTTTCAAAATCGGTGAGCAGGCTCCTGAAGCATCTCTGATCAAAGCAGACGGAAAATCGTACAGTCTTTCGTCAAACAAAGGAAAACCTTATGTAATGATGTTCTACGCATCGTGGAATCCTTACATCGGCGAAGCATCAATTCCTGTTTTAAAAGAAGTAGTAAATTTCTACAAGTCAAAAATGAATTTTGTTTTTGTAAATGTTGATGATACAAAAGATCAGTTCGTGAAAACGAGCAATTCGCTTATGAAAGGAATTACAGGAACCAATGTTTATGGTGAAGGAGGATTAAACTCAGATATTGCCAAAAAATATGGAGTGTACGGTTTTAAATTACCATGCTTTGTAGTTGTAGATAAGGACGGTAAAATTGCAAGCAAACCATTCTTCAATCTTGGAGATCCTGAACTGGTTACCGTTTTGGATAAACAAACAGGGCTTTCTGCACCGAAAGTAGATCCTAACGTTCAACTGCAACCGGGATTAAATATGGACCCTGCTGCTGCGCCTCAGCAAGCGCCACAACAACAGGCAAATCCTCAGCCGGCTCAGACAAAATAA
- the rlmD gene encoding 23S rRNA (uracil(1939)-C(5))-methyltransferase RlmD — protein MKKRNKKNIILENIKLLNAGAKGVAIGRTEEGKTVMVTGAIPGDIVNVKVKKAKSKYYEGEAIDLLEKSPHRVDPKCIHFGVCGGCKWQNMSYEKQLDFKQEEVYNNIKRIGGIDNFETVPILGSQEQYYYRNKMEFSFSNARWLTQYEISSEENFGNRDALGFHIPGMWSKILDLKECFLQEEPSNTIRLAVKEYAVKNGLDFFDVKNHEGFLRTLMMRQNSNGEWMVLFQLFREEKENREKLFQFLLETFPQIKTLVYAINPKANDSIYDLDINVYFGEGYLMEEMDGLKFKIGPKSFFQTNYKQALELYRKTLEFADLKGDEVVYDLYTGTGTIAQYVARKAKQVIGIESVQEAIDAAIEHAQLNGLTNTTFYCGDMKDIFNDEFLANHPKADVLITDPPRDGMHQKVVEQILKLSPEKVVYVSCNSATQARDLALMKDHYDVVKILPVDMFPQTHHVENIALLIKK, from the coding sequence ATGAAAAAGAGAAATAAGAAAAATATTATTCTTGAAAATATCAAACTCTTAAATGCAGGAGCTAAAGGGGTTGCCATCGGCAGAACCGAAGAAGGAAAAACGGTAATGGTTACAGGTGCAATTCCGGGAGATATTGTGAATGTAAAAGTAAAGAAAGCGAAATCTAAATATTATGAAGGCGAAGCAATAGATTTGCTTGAAAAATCGCCTCACAGGGTAGATCCCAAGTGTATTCATTTTGGTGTTTGCGGAGGATGCAAATGGCAGAATATGAGCTACGAAAAACAACTTGATTTCAAACAGGAAGAAGTATATAATAATATCAAAAGGATCGGGGGAATTGATAACTTTGAAACAGTACCGATTTTGGGTTCGCAAGAACAGTATTATTACAGAAATAAAATGGAATTTTCTTTTTCCAATGCGCGATGGCTGACTCAATATGAAATAAGTTCGGAAGAAAATTTCGGAAACAGAGATGCACTGGGCTTTCACATTCCGGGAATGTGGAGCAAGATCCTGGATCTTAAAGAATGCTTCCTTCAGGAGGAGCCTTCAAATACCATCAGGCTGGCTGTAAAAGAATATGCAGTGAAAAATGGTCTTGATTTTTTTGATGTTAAAAATCATGAAGGCTTCTTAAGAACACTAATGATGAGACAAAATTCAAATGGTGAATGGATGGTTCTTTTTCAGCTTTTCAGGGAAGAAAAAGAAAACAGAGAAAAATTATTCCAGTTCTTGCTTGAAACCTTTCCGCAGATCAAAACCCTGGTGTATGCCATCAATCCGAAAGCGAACGATTCTATTTATGATCTAGATATCAACGTTTACTTCGGCGAAGGGTACTTAATGGAAGAAATGGACGGACTGAAATTTAAAATCGGCCCAAAATCATTTTTTCAGACCAACTATAAGCAGGCGCTAGAGCTTTACAGAAAAACATTAGAATTTGCCGACTTGAAAGGTGATGAAGTAGTGTATGACCTCTACACGGGAACAGGTACGATTGCTCAGTACGTAGCCAGAAAAGCAAAGCAGGTTATTGGCATAGAATCTGTTCAGGAAGCAATTGATGCAGCTATAGAACATGCACAGCTCAACGGGCTTACCAATACAACGTTTTATTGTGGTGATATGAAAGACATTTTTAACGATGAATTTCTTGCGAATCACCCAAAAGCAGATGTCTTAATTACAGATCCTCCAAGAGACGGGATGCATCAGAAAGTGGTAGAGCAGATCCTGAAACTTTCACCCGAAAAGGTGGTTTATGTAAGCTGTAATTCGGCAACACAAGCTCGAGATCTGGCTTTAATGAAAGATCATTATGATGTAGTGAAAATTTTGCCGGTAGATATGTTCCCGCAAACCCACCACGTAGAGAATATTGCATTGCTTATTAAGAAATAA
- a CDS encoding DUF6048 family protein yields MKTKQIFTFFFSVLYILSFAQNNQETKKEKWKYEPNFMVGGDVLNAGVSFFSDRKLYQGFISSKIKDNIHGIVEAGFESNIYQKNGYDAKVNGPFLKIGAFYMLAKDPENEFNGFYAGGKIGGSFYTQEYRAVPVRGFGGNSSSVSFPSSSQSSYWLEGTIGGRVQLFESNFFIDVNLQPRYLVATTKQEDIQPMIVPGFGRSSSKFNMGFAWNIAYKF; encoded by the coding sequence ATGAAGACAAAACAAATCTTTACCTTCTTTTTTAGTGTACTTTATATCCTGAGTTTTGCTCAGAATAACCAGGAAACAAAAAAGGAAAAATGGAAATATGAGCCTAACTTTATGGTAGGAGGCGATGTGTTGAATGCCGGAGTCTCTTTTTTTTCAGACAGAAAACTATATCAGGGATTTATTTCTTCTAAAATAAAAGATAATATTCATGGTATTGTAGAAGCCGGATTTGAATCCAATATTTACCAGAAAAATGGTTACGACGCAAAAGTGAACGGGCCTTTTTTGAAAATCGGAGCTTTTTACATGCTTGCAAAAGATCCTGAAAATGAATTTAATGGTTTCTATGCCGGTGGTAAAATCGGAGGTTCTTTCTATACTCAGGAATATAGAGCAGTTCCCGTTCGCGGTTTTGGAGGCAACAGTTCTTCGGTTTCTTTTCCATCTTCCTCACAGTCTTCTTACTGGCTGGAAGGAACAATTGGTGGGAGAGTGCAGCTCTTTGAATCCAATTTTTTCATAGATGTAAACCTCCAGCCGAGATATCTTGTTGCAACGACCAAACAAGAAGATATACAACCAATGATTGTACCTGGATTCGGTAGAAGTTCTTCGAAATTCAATATGGGTTTCGCATGGAATATTGCTTATAAATTTTGA
- a CDS encoding reprolysin-like metallopeptidase: protein MKKLITTLICSLVGGTMFAQWTPANYEGRSEKSSNVRSYYKLDLNKIRTQLKDAQETGKNAKPVEISLPTLDGKIEKFAVYSQPVMVKELADQYQLGSYVGIGIDDPSKYLRFSVAPNDFQSMIIKDGVYEFIEPQNADKTIYGVHPKTDKSKEGTFVCGTNESTLSKKQISELYSKGNSFNKNPTNFAKSSDQKYRTMRLAISVTGEYTQFFGGTVAGALTAINTTMTRVNGVFEKDFALHLIVQNFPTIIYTNPNGDPYSPAAPGGSPNWNLQLQNALTNNVGNANYDIGHLFGASGGGGNAGCIGCVCTDPSAVEPEGKGSGYTSPANGVPQGDSFDIDYVAHEMGHQLGANHTYSFNIEGTGVNMEPASGSTIMGYAGIVPGANVQNHSDPYFHIASILQVEDNLFNTTCDIETTITNNPPVIAPLNDYTIPKGTAFVLTGTATDPENDPMTYTWEQFDSAQAPVVSVTGDNFTGPLFRSLIPTSTGNTRYFPKLSSVLEGNLTVPSIWETVSNIARTTRFVLTVRDNNPVSTSQQTQSDIVTVTVGNQGPFKVNSTQVYHNVAGTLVWDVAGTNIAPYNVANVKIDYTTNNGITWNVLSASTPNDGSESYTFPSSLNGQNIKIRISSIGNIFYAIKQVSVTAAAPCSSAAPTNIVANGITVSSANVSWTPSAGATYVVRYKKVTESVWQQVTSSGSLVNLTGLEEGTKYDVQVLAVCSGTPGSYSTNVQFVTASNSAYCSLSSANSSDEYISNVTLANVNNSTDASNYTDYGLDATKTIHLVSGSTGNTVSVTKAWTGNIYSEGVRVWIDFNRNGVFDPAELILNSTPNTTPVVSATFTVPTSAVQNKMLKMRVALRYNNSADACTPYDYGEVEDYNVLVTSTVLGTSDAAGPKKDIQMYPNPVTEILNITKVSDKASYKIYSAAGQLVKHGNINNGQINVSELIKGGYVITIEEKGKDLFTSKFIKK from the coding sequence ATGAAAAAACTTATTACTACTTTAATTTGTAGTTTGGTTGGAGGAACGATGTTTGCGCAGTGGACTCCGGCTAATTATGAAGGAAGGTCAGAGAAATCTTCTAATGTGAGAAGTTATTATAAGCTCGATCTTAATAAAATAAGAACCCAGCTTAAAGATGCTCAGGAGACAGGGAAAAATGCAAAGCCCGTAGAAATTTCTTTGCCAACGCTGGATGGTAAAATAGAAAAATTTGCAGTTTATAGTCAGCCGGTTATGGTAAAAGAACTGGCAGATCAATATCAACTAGGATCTTATGTAGGTATTGGTATTGACGATCCTTCAAAATATTTAAGATTTTCTGTGGCTCCCAATGATTTTCAGTCGATGATTATTAAAGATGGTGTTTACGAATTCATAGAACCTCAGAATGCAGACAAGACAATTTACGGGGTGCACCCAAAAACCGATAAATCAAAAGAAGGAACATTTGTTTGCGGAACAAATGAAAGCACTCTGTCTAAGAAGCAAATTAGTGAGCTATATTCTAAAGGAAACAGCTTCAATAAAAATCCTACCAATTTTGCGAAAAGCTCAGATCAGAAATACAGAACCATGAGACTGGCAATATCGGTAACCGGTGAATATACACAGTTTTTCGGAGGTACGGTTGCAGGAGCTCTTACAGCAATCAATACTACAATGACAAGAGTGAATGGTGTTTTTGAAAAAGATTTTGCTTTACATCTCATCGTTCAGAATTTTCCAACGATAATTTATACAAATCCTAACGGCGATCCTTATTCTCCCGCTGCTCCAGGAGGATCTCCAAATTGGAATCTGCAGCTTCAGAATGCATTAACAAATAATGTTGGAAATGCCAATTATGATATTGGGCATTTATTCGGTGCTTCCGGTGGAGGTGGTAATGCCGGATGTATAGGTTGTGTTTGTACAGATCCGTCAGCTGTTGAGCCGGAAGGTAAGGGTTCTGGTTATACTTCACCGGCTAACGGTGTTCCTCAGGGAGATAGTTTTGATATCGATTATGTAGCTCATGAAATGGGACATCAATTGGGAGCGAACCATACATATTCTTTTAATATTGAAGGGACTGGCGTAAATATGGAGCCGGCTTCCGGATCCACAATTATGGGATACGCGGGAATTGTTCCCGGAGCGAACGTCCAAAATCATTCAGATCCTTATTTTCATATTGCAAGTATTTTACAAGTAGAAGATAACTTATTCAACACTACTTGTGATATTGAAACAACTATTACAAACAATCCGCCGGTAATAGCTCCTCTTAACGATTATACGATACCTAAAGGAACAGCATTTGTTTTAACAGGCACAGCAACAGATCCGGAAAACGACCCAATGACGTACACATGGGAGCAGTTTGATAGTGCTCAAGCACCAGTAGTTTCTGTTACAGGAGATAATTTTACAGGTCCATTATTCAGATCTTTAATACCTACTTCTACAGGAAATACAAGATACTTCCCTAAATTATCTTCAGTGCTGGAAGGGAACTTAACAGTTCCTTCTATCTGGGAAACTGTATCAAATATTGCTAGAACCACAAGGTTCGTATTGACAGTGAGAGATAACAATCCTGTCTCTACTTCTCAACAAACACAGAGTGATATTGTAACAGTTACAGTAGGTAATCAGGGGCCGTTTAAGGTAAACTCAACGCAGGTGTATCATAACGTTGCGGGGACTTTGGTATGGGACGTAGCTGGTACCAATATTGCGCCGTATAATGTTGCCAATGTAAAAATCGATTATACAACTAATAATGGTATTACGTGGAATGTGCTTTCAGCATCAACGCCAAATGATGGCTCTGAGAGTTATACTTTTCCGTCATCATTAAACGGACAGAATATTAAGATAAGAATCTCTTCTATAGGGAATATTTTCTATGCTATAAAGCAGGTGTCGGTAACTGCTGCAGCGCCTTGTAGTTCTGCCGCTCCAACAAATATTGTTGCAAATGGTATTACTGTATCTTCTGCAAATGTAAGCTGGACACCTTCTGCTGGAGCTACTTATGTGGTAAGATATAAAAAAGTTACGGAATCTGTTTGGCAGCAAGTAACTTCTTCAGGAAGCTTAGTCAATTTAACAGGATTGGAAGAGGGAACAAAATATGATGTTCAGGTATTAGCAGTTTGTTCAGGGACCCCAGGATCTTATAGTACTAACGTGCAATTTGTAACGGCTTCAAATTCAGCTTATTGCTCCCTTTCGTCAGCTAATTCGTCAGACGAATATATTTCTAATGTTACATTGGCAAATGTAAATAATAGTACAGACGCATCTAACTATACAGACTATGGTCTGGATGCTACTAAAACAATTCATTTAGTAAGTGGGTCAACAGGAAATACTGTTTCAGTTACAAAAGCATGGACAGGAAATATTTATTCAGAAGGAGTAAGAGTCTGGATTGATTTTAATAGAAATGGCGTATTTGATCCGGCTGAATTGATTTTAAATTCTACTCCAAATACAACACCGGTGGTAAGTGCAACATTTACAGTGCCAACGTCGGCAGTTCAGAATAAAATGCTTAAAATGAGAGTAGCACTTCGTTATAATAATTCTGCTGATGCATGTACGCCATATGATTATGGTGAAGTTGAAGACTATAATGTTTTAGTAACATCAACTGTTTTAGGAACGAGCGACGCTGCTGGGCCTAAAAAAGATATTCAAATGTATCCAAATCCAGTAACAGAAATCTTAAATATCACTAAGGTTTCTGATAAGGCATCGTATAAGATTTACAGTGCTGCAGGCCAATTGGTAAAACATGGAAATATCAACAACGGACAAATCAATGTTTCCGAATTGATTAAAGGAGGTTATGTAATTACTATTGAAGAAAAAGGAAAAGACTTATTCACTTCCAAATTCATCAAAAAATAA